From the genome of Impatiens glandulifera chromosome 9, dImpGla2.1, whole genome shotgun sequence, one region includes:
- the LOC124915686 gene encoding ATP-dependent 6-phosphofructokinase 3-like, protein MATSGHPERKVIEGDGGYILEDVPHLSDYIFNLPFYANALQDNPAYSVVKQYFVHVDDTVPQKVIVHKDGPRGIHFRRAGARQKVYFKADDVKACIVTCGGLCPGLNTVIREIVCGLDYMYGVKQVLGIEGGYKGFYSRNTITLTPKVVNDIHKRGGTILGTSRGGHDTKKIVDSIQDRGINQVYIIGGDGTQKGASVIFEEVRKRGLKVAVVGIPKTIDNDIPVIDKSFGFDTAVEEAQRAINAAHVESESAENGIGLVKLMGRDSGFIAMYATLASRDVDCCLIPESPFYLEGPGGLFQYIEKRLKENGHMVIVIAEGAAQELLSESSNQVDPSGNKVLKDVGLWISQMIKDHFKNKMIINLKYIDPTYMIRAIPSIASDNVYCTLLAQSAVHGAMAGYTGFTAGLVNGRQTYIPFYRITESQNKVVITDRMWARLLSSTNQPSFMNSKLIVDNNKQEENSSDEISEKKENGAI, encoded by the exons ATGGCGACTTCAGGTCATCCTGAGAGGAAAGTCATCGAGGGTGACGGCGGTTACATTCTCGAAGACGTTCCTCATTTGTCTGATTACATCTTCAATCTACCT tTTTACGCCAATGCATTGCAAGACAACCCTGCATATTCAGTGGTCAA GCAATATTTTGTTCATGTTGATGATACTGTTCCACAGAAG GTGATTGTTCATAAGGATGGCCCACGGGGGATACATTTTCGACGTGCTGGAGCAAGGCAGAAG GTGTACTTTAAAGCAGATGATGTCAAAGCTTGCATTGTGACATGTGGGGGCTTATGTCCTGGACTCAACACAGTTATTAGGGAAATAGTATGTGGGCTTGATTACATGTATGGTGTGAAGCAGGTTCTAGGAATAGAA GGTGGATATAAAGGCTTCTATTCCCGCAACACAATTACTTTGACACCAAAAGTTGTGAATGATATCCACAAGCGTGGAGGAACCATATTAGGAACATCTCGTGGTGGCCATGATACTAAAAAGATAGTTGACAGCATCCAGGACAGGGGTATCAATCAG GTATATATTATTGGAGGTGATGGAACTCAGAAAGGAGCATCAGTTATATTTGAG GAAGTTAGAAAACGTGGTCTCAAGGTTGCAGTTGTTGGAATCCCTAAAACCATAGACAATGACATTCCG GTTATCGATAAGTCATTTGGCTTTGACACTGCGGTTGAGGAGGCCCAACGTGCAATAAATGCAGCACATGTTGAGTCTGAGAGTGCTGAGAATGGTATTGGTCTAGTGAAGCTAATGGGGCGCGACAGCG GATTCATTGCAATGTATGCCACACTTGCAAGCCGAGATGTAGACTGTTGCTTGATTCCTGAATCACCATTTTATCTAGAAGGACCTGGTGGTCTTTTCCAATATATAGAGAAACGACTTAAAGAAAATGGCCACATGGTTATTGTGATAGCTGAAGGTGCAGCGCAGGAGCTTCTTTCTGAAAGTAGTAACCAGGTTGATCCTTCAGGAAACAAAGTTCTCAAAGATGTTGGCCTTTGGATATCTCAGATGATCAAG GATCACTTCAAAAACAAGATGATCATTAATCTGAAATATATAG ATCCGACTTATATGATTCGAGCAATTCCAAGTATTGCTTCTGACAATGTGTATTGCACCCTACTGGCTCAAAGCGCTGTTCATGGAGCAATGGCTGGCTATACGGGCTTCACTGCAGGGCTTGTTAATGGAAGACAAACATATATACCATTCTAT CGAATTACTGAGAGTCAAAACAAGGTGGTGATAACCGATAGGATGTGGGCTCGGTTGTTGTCTTCAACGAATCAACCAAGCTTTATGAACTCAAAACTGATTGTTGATAACAACAAACAGGAAGAGAATTCGTCTGATGAGATAtcggaaaagaaagaaaatggtGCAATCTGA
- the LOC124915685 gene encoding AP-4 complex subunit sigma encodes MGIRFILMVNKQGQTRLAQYYEYLTIEERRALEGEIVRKCLARTEQQCSFVEHRNYKIVYRRYASLFFLVGVDNDENELAILEFIHLLVETMDRHFGNVCELDIMFHLEKAHFMLEEMVMNGCIVETSKANILSPIQLMEKSS; translated from the exons ATGGGCATCCGATTTATACTGATGGTGAACAAGCAAGGTCAAACCCGTCTTGCTCAGTATTATGAATACCTAACTATTGAAGAAAGACGAGCCCTTGAAGGGGAAATTGTACGCAAATGTCTCGCCCGCACCGAACAACAG TGTTCCTTTGTTGAGCATCGGAATTACAAAATTGTGTACAGGCGCTACGCTTCTTTGTTTTTCTTGGTTGGAGTGGACAACGATGAA AATGAACTTGCAATTCTGGAGTTCATACACTTGTTAGTCGAAACTATGGATCGCCATTTTGGCAATGTG tgtgAGCTAGATATTATGTTTCACTTGGAGAAAGCACATTTCATGCTGGAGGAAATGGTAATGAATGGTTGTATCGTTGAGACAAGCAAAGCCAACATTCTGTCTCCAATTCAGCTGATGGAAAAGTCATCTTGA